From a region of the Tachypleus tridentatus isolate NWPU-2018 chromosome 1, ASM421037v1, whole genome shotgun sequence genome:
- the LOC143244804 gene encoding tetraspanin-11-like: MFDGCRKAIRYAMFTANLLILFGGFVVFAIGIWTLADKSFMERLLGSNLYVSSGAILIATGLIAVIIAFLGCMGALKEIKCMLLTFFIILLMIFITMLVGGILGFVFRNEVEEHMHTQMLKTVKQYMNDTPVTEAWDAVQTKFECCGIRPGGDTSYLPYKIWMDMNQNFRMKGPQVPSSCCKSKTVVLQCQRNPSPETTWTSECYEKLKAFVKDHANVMGGVGVGIACVMILGMILSCALFLMIGI; this comes from the exons ATGTTTGATGGCTGCAGAAAAGCTATCAGATATGCCATGTTTACAGCCAATTTGTTAATCTTG TTCGGTGGGTTCGTAGTTTTTGCTATAGGAATATGGACGCTAGCAGACAAGTCTTTCATGGAAAGACTTCTTGGAAGTAACCTCTACGTCAGTTCCGGTGCTATTCTTATTGCCACTGGTTTAATAGCAGTTATTATAGCTTTTCTAGGATGTATGGGGGCACTGAAAGAAATTAAGTGCATGCTTTTAACG ttctttattATCCTGTTAATGATATTTATCACAATGCTTGTTGGTGGAATACTGGGTTTCGTCTTCAGAAATGAA GTGGAGGAACACATGCATACCCAGATGTTGAAAACAGTTAAACAGTACATGAATGATACTCCAGTAACAGAAGCTTGGGATGCTGTGCAGACGAAG ttCGAATGTTGTGGAATTAGACCTGGTGGTGATACTTCCTACTTGCCTTACAAGATTTGGATGGACATGAATCAAAACTTTAGAATGAAAGGGCCACAGGTCCCAAGTAGTTGCTGCAAGTCTAAAACAGTGGTACTCCAATGTCAACGGAATCCTTCTCCGGAAACAACATGGACGAGT GAATGCTATGAGAAACTAAAGGCTTTTGTGAAAGATCACGCCAATGTCATGGGTGGTGTAGGAGTTGGAATCGCCTGTGTTATG attctTGGGATGATTTTGTCCTGTGCTCTGTTTCTGATGATAGGAATATAA